AAAATATAATCGTCTCCACTTCTCAGCTAACCTATTAACGAGCATTTATCCCTGCCCCTCTAATAATCATGCGTGGGTTGAGTTTAACTATCCCATAGTTTAAACTTTTCTAAAACTACGCCTTATTGAATGGTTCGATACCTTTTATCTCCTCCCCGTCCTTTGATGCCTCCTCTGGCCTCTAAGCCGGAAGGACCGACAAGAAGGCATGGGCTTTAATTAAACCTTTTACTTCCAACACGTCGGTTTTCGAGACTTCCATTCATCTCCGCCGTGATGAACATGTTTATGGTAGGCCAAGTCCTAGGCCTGCTCGCCTTGATCTTAATGGGCGATAAGGCTAAGCCCATGAAGCCCCATGGGGGGATTTAGTGAAAATAATTAAATAGTTTTGAAGTGGTTTAAATTGTAATAAATAATTGAACGCTCATGGAATAGATCCAGAGAGGTATATAGAAGAGTATATCATTGGGCGTTTACTGAAGTTTCCGATGGTGGAGGTCATGGCCGTCATTAGGATAGATGCGAGTTCAGCTTTAATAATAGTGGATGTTCAGAGGGATTTCCTCCCAGGAGGGGCCCTCCCAGTACCTGAAGGAGACGAAGTTATACCTATACTTAATAGATATATAGAAATATTTAAGAAAATGGGAGGGAAGATCTTCGCTACTAGGGACTGGCACCCCGTGAACCATATATCCTTTAGGAGTAGGGGGGGAGCTTGGCCCCCGCATTGCGTACAAGGGACTAAAGGTGCGGAGTTCAGCGAAACGCTAAGGCTTCCGGAGGACTTAATAGTTGTATCTAAGGCTACAGATCCTGATTCAGAATCCTACTCCGGCTTCGCCGGAACAGATTTAGCGGATAAGCTCAGGAAGCATGGCGTTAAAAGGGTCTTCATCGGTGGATTAGCGACCGAGTACTGCGTGAAAAACACAGTGTTGGACGCCACTGAGGAAGGGTTCGAAACATATTTCTTAGAGGATGCCTCCAAAGGGATCAACCTAAACCCTGGAGATGTGGAGAGGGCGATAGAAGAAATGTTGGAGAAAGGCGCATTAAAGATTCGAATCTCAGACATTAAGGAGGACTTTCCAGATCGATCAGGGTATTGAACGTGGGATTTAACTTGTATCCTCTATAATTTTCCCTCCGAGCTTCTTCACACGCTCTTTAAGGTATTTAGTAGCTTCACTTACTCTGTTTTCTAGAAGTTTCCCGTCTCGACCTTGAGATGTAATGTGAAACTCAACTGTTACATTCGGTGACCTATCCCTTGGATGGGTCTTAATGTACAACAATGGAGAATATGCTCTAACCGCCTCCTCTACTATGGGTGCTAGGGAACTTTCACTTATATCTTGGACGATGAACCTCGACTCTATGAAACGATAATGTCCAATCTCTCGAATTATCTCTTTTTTAACGCTATCTTTGAATATGGACTTTAATTCCTCCGGCACACCTGGAAGGCAGACGATCTTGGTTTCACCCCTCTCTATGAGGATGCCTGGGGCAACTCCAACGGGGTTCTGTAGGGGTCTGGATCCCAAAGGGAGTAGAGCCATCTTTCTCCGCTGAGCTGTCAGCCCAGGATCCCTTACAACCCCCCTCACGTATAAGTCTCTATATTTTTTGATGATCCATGATAGGGCATCCTTGTGAAGTTTTAAAGGTATCCCAAGAGCCTTGGATAATCCTTCAAGTGTCAAATCATCATATGTCGGACCTAAACCTCCTGAAGATATTAGGAATCTAGGGGAACGCTGCAAGATCTCCCTAAATGTGCTTGAAATCTCTTCGAGGTCGTCCCTTATAACGGTCATTCTGGTGCAAAAACCGCCCAGAAGCGTTATCTGACGCGCCAGCCATCGTCCATTAGTATTCAAGGTTTTTCCTATCAGGAGTTCATTCCCGATAGAGAGCACTTCGAACGGTGGCCCTTTAAGTTCCAATTTACCTACCTGGTTTTAAAGCGGCTCCGTTTTAGGGTAGGAGAATGAGGATCCACTCTTATATAAGGATTAACCGGCCTGTTTACAAGTACGGCATAATCCTCTAGATGCCGCCGATATTTTTTGTAGGTAGCGTTGTAATAGGATTTTTCTATAAGGGCTCTTCTACAGATCTTGAGGTAAGTCCTATGGTGCTCACTAAGATCCTGAAGCGGAGAGATGAGTCAGCTTCCAGCGTAAAGGAGCAGAAGATCTTCTCCTGTCCAAACTGTAATAATGAATTGTTCCTCAATATGAGGTTCTGCGATAAATGTGGCAGCAGGATTGAATGGCCCGAAGAGTATCACTATATAATAAACCTCGACAGAAGAGGTGAAATGGAGCAAATGAAATTAGCCCCCTCCAGTAGCGGTTAAAATAAATCATCAACGGGGTGTTAGCCTGCATATTTCGAGCGTGAAAAATAGTTCTAAACTATGCTCTGCTATATATGCATACTATGTAGGCAAAATCTTTAAAAGCTGGATTTAACTTTCTATCCTCGGAGTTGGCGGCCATAGCTGGGAGCTAGGACCCGTTCCCATTCCGAACACGGAAGTGAATCTCCCAGGCGATCTAGGTTGTAGTATGGTGCGAGAGCCCATGCGAAGCCTAGACCGCTGCCAACTCCATTAATTAGCCCGATCGCTTGCTTAATCATCTTTTTAAAGGAAAACATATCTAGGAGTATAGGGATATGCTTCAAGGTGCCATAGGTGATGTCTGGTCGTCTTGGCGATGCCCTTCAGCTTCCATTCATATCCCAGGATTCGACGTTGGGGAGCATCATTTCGTTACTGATGTACCTCTCATTCATACTATTCATATTTTTCGGTCAGAAAATACAGCTTAGAATGATGCTATGGGAGATAGATGGGGTCCTACGCAAACTAGATCTTATGCGTAAAGAGGCTAAATCCCTTTCATTAAAGACCGTTAAAGATATAGGTAAACCTGAGGACGATCCCGAGCCTGTTCTCAACTCCCTCCTA
This region of Candidatus Bathyarchaeota archaeon genomic DNA includes:
- a CDS encoding nicotinamidase, whose translation is MAVIRIDASSALIIVDVQRDFLPGGALPVPEGDEVIPILNRYIEIFKKMGGKIFATRDWHPVNHISFRSRGGAWPPHCVQGTKGAEFSETLRLPEDLIVVSKATDPDSESYSGFAGTDLADKLRKHGVKRVFIGGLATEYCVKNTVLDATEEGFETYFLEDASKGINLNPGDVERAIEEMLEKGALKIRISDIKEDFPDRSGY
- a CDS encoding competence damage-inducible protein A — protein: MELKGPPFEVLSIGNELLIGKTLNTNGRWLARQITLLGGFCTRMTVIRDDLEEISSTFREILQRSPRFLISSGGLGPTYDDLTLEGLSKALGIPLKLHKDALSWIIKKYRDLYVRGVVRDPGLTAQRRKMALLPLGSRPLQNPVGVAPGILIERGETKIVCLPGVPEELKSIFKDSVKKEIIREIGHYRFIESRFIVQDISESSLAPIVEEAVRAYSPLLYIKTHPRDRSPNVTVEFHITSQGRDGKLLENRVSEATKYLKERVKKLGGKIIEDTS
- a CDS encoding zinc-ribbon domain-containing protein, which translates into the protein MVLTKILKRRDESASSVKEQKIFSCPNCNNELFLNMRFCDKCGSRIEWPEEYHYIINLDRRGEMEQMKLAPSSSG